The Thermodesulfobacteriota bacterium DNA window AGCAACCAACATTAAGCCCCTCTGCAGCAAGGGTGACATTTTCTCCTATATGACCAGCGTCAAGGTATATATAGCGGTAGGCTCGCTGTCTATACTTCCATTTACAACGATAGGTAACAGCGGTAAAAATAAATACTACACTTGCCAAAGCAAGCATATTCTGCTCTAGCCCCGCCCTTGCTATCTGGGACCCAAAATTTCCCTTTTGCAGTAACTCCAAATAGTGTTTCCTTATATTGTAATGATAAATTCCCTGTTCTATCCTATCCACGTAGTTAACCACCGGGTATGTCTCAATAGGATAAAGGGCACCGGCAGAAGGAGAGGAACGGAGTTGATATGCTCCAATATCGGCAGTTATCCCCTGGGCAGACCAAAGGAGCTGAGAGAGTTCAGAGGTAGATATGGGAGTGCCGTTGAAATCCCTAAAGGATCTGCGTCGGGCTAATATCTCCCATAAGCCTTTACCACCGTCTGT harbors:
- a CDS encoding SagB/ThcOx family dehydrogenase, whose translation is MKKDSEIDNSLKDRIGDLFQEITKYHRDRMTGGHLDFGFKPDIYKEYPDCLHVQLPNPETDGGKGLWEILARRRSFRDFNGTPISTSELSQLLWSAQGITADIGAYQLRSSPSAGALYPIETYPVVNYVDRIEQGIYHYNIRKHYLELLQKGNFGSQIARAGLEQNMLALASVVFIFTAVTYRCKWKYRQRAYRYIYLDAGHIGENVTLAAEGLNVGCCAVGALFDEEVNRLLMLDGKEETVIYIMAVGR